The Parafrankia irregularis DNA segment TCGGCGGTGACACGGCGGGCTACCCGAACGGCCGCCGGCTCGGTGACGACGTCGTCGACATCTCGCTGCAGGCTGTGGAAGGCGCTCTGCTGCCGAAGCCGCCGGCCGCGGTCACCGGCCTCGGTGACGGTGTCGACGGGCCCGACGTGCGCTTCCGGGGCTGGTTCCCCTACGTCGGCCTGCCCACCTCGGGCTCGAGCTGACGGGCGGCGACGACATGCGCGCAATCCCGCGCGGCGGCCACCGCGGCGGCCACGCATCCTTACTCGCCGCCGTCCTCGCTCTCGGCGTCGTCGTCGCCGGAACGACCGCCTGCTCGGATGACGGCCCACCGCCGCTGCCCGAGGCCGGTGCGTTCGCCGCCGGCGTCTGCCGGGACCTGGCTCCGGACCTGATCGAGACGCTGCGGCTCACCCAGTCGGCGCCCGGCGCCGCGGACGGGATCGCGACGCTCGCCCGCGACCTCGTGCCGTCCCAGGAGAAGCTCTACAACCAGATCGGGGCCGCGGGGGAGTACGCCGGCGATCTGGAGCGGGTCACCACCGCGGTCGGTTTCCTTCGGCTGCGGGTGGACGCCGGAACCTACGAACCGGCCCTGCTCACGGAGGTGACGACGAGCACCCGGCAGCTGGTGGAGCGCTGTACCTGACCGGCGGTCACAGGCACTCGGCAGAGCCACTGGTCCCCCGTTTCGCCGCTGCGGCGGGACGGGGAACCAGTCGATCCCAGGCCCTGGGAACATCGGCCAGGGCGCCGGCGTGTTGTCGAGAAGCGGACAGAAGGCGCGCAAATCCGGCATCCATCCCGTGGTGGTCGCTAGGGTCGTCACTGTGAGTGGTCGGGGATCTCTTGGTCTGTCCAGCAGTATCGGTCTGTCCAGCAGGCTTGGTCTGTCCAGCAGGCTTGGCCTGGCGGTAGTCGCGTGTGTCGCCTTCGCGGGATGCTCCGGGGAATCCGACCGGGAAACCGCGCCGGACGCCCGCGCGACGGTGTCGAACGCGCCCGACGCGAGCGCGACCGGCGAGGCGGCGCCAACGCCGTCGCCGGCGCCGCAGGCTCTTCCGCCGTCACCACTGCCGACCACGGCCTACCCGCCGTTGCCCGGCTTCGGTACGGCGCACGATTTCGGCAGCGTGACGGCTGTCTCCGGCACCGACGCCGCCGGTGGTGCCACGCTGACTCTCGACCGGTTGGCCTACATCCACTGCACACCGCAGCCGAACCAGCTGGAGGAGTGCCTCGACGGTTACCGCGTCGAGCCGGTGGACGCGGGCCGGCGCCAGTACCCGGTGGCATCGACCGTCAAGGTCACCCTGGTCGTGCAACCCGAGATGTACCGGGACGGCACGCTCGCCGACCTGCGGGCGTTCGTCGCCGAACGGCCGTCCAACCTGATGCTCCTGCGCCTCGACGAGGCGGGCCGGGTCGTCGCCGTCGGCCAGCCCTGGGTGCCCTGACCTGGCCGAGGGCTGAGTACCCACCGGCGCTCAGCTGCGGAGCTCCCTGCTGGGACGGATCAGGTGGAAGCCGCTGACAGCTCCGTGCAGAACGAGCGACCACCTGGTGTCCCCGGCCGAGGACCACCGAAGGGACCACCACGTCAGCGAGGCGTGGGCGACGGAGAAGCCGAACGGCATGCGCACGGTCGGCGGGATGCCCAGGTGGAGCCGATGGGCCGCCTCCACCGTCTCGCCGTGCGCGATGACGAGGACACGCTGGCCCTCGTGCCGGGCGATCATCTCCTGCAGGCAACCGCCGGCCCGGGTGAGGAACTGGCTCCAGCTCTCCGACCCCGGGGCGAAGGGCTCCTCGGGCCGGTCGGAGGGATGGCCGCCGAACTCGGCGATGATGTCGGCCCACGGTCGGCCGTCCGCCTCGCCGTGATCGGGCCCCGTCAGCCGTGGCTCGATCCGCACCGGCAGCGTGAGCTCGTCGCTGACGGCCTGCGTGGTCTCCCTGACCCGCAACCGGGGTGATGCGTAGAGGGCGTCGATGGGGCGGTCGTCGTGCAGCGGCCGCAGGGCCCTGGCGAGGTCCGCCGCCTGGGTGCGGCCGCGCTGTGTCAGGCCGGTGCAGCCCAGGTCGCCGCCGGCGATCCAAGCGATGTTGCAGTGCGCCTCGCCGTGCCGCACCAGCAGCAAATCTGTGTCGGGCACGCATGTACTCCTGTGGGCTTCGGTGGCAGTACCAGTGAGTTTGACTCATGGCGGCCAGCCAGGTCCTGGGATTCGTGGGAATGATCCAGAGAAGCGCCGAGTCGTGATCGGGATAATCGGACCGATCGTGGCTCGTCGGGAGCGTGAAGCCGGAGGTCCGGTGTGGGGGAATTGTTGTGCAGGCCCACCGCGCATCTGGGTTGACATCGCGGCGGCGAGTCGTGGTGAATTTGTCGTCATTCCCGCCCGATTTCGACCTGGCGGATAGCTCGTGCCCACGGTGACCGATTTCTGTAAATGTCTGTCGAGACATCCTGTGCTGTTGGCCGTGGAAATCGTCTAAAGAAGTCGCGCGACATCGAATTCGATTGATGATTCGGGAAGTTGTTGGTGTCGACGGTGGCGGTGCGCGTTCGTGGGCCAGTCGGGGGGCGGATCATTCTTCTGGTCGGTGTGAGAATTCGAGGTTGGCCGCTGGAGGTCGGGTTGTCAAGGCGGTCGAAGTGGCGGTGGAACTCGTTGTGTCCTCCCTCTTCTGGTGCGGTCAACCCGCCTGATTCTGGGGCTAGCATCGCCGTTGTGATCGAACGTCCGTTCGATTGGGTGGAGCGTGATCAGAGCGGAGGTCAGTGCCATGGCTGCCAGCGCACCGTCGGCCGTACTCGACCCGACCAGCCTGTCCTCGGTGTCTGATGCGGGTGGGGAGGAGGAGATGCCGGCCGAGCATCAGGTGTTCGAGGGCTGGCTGAAGGAACGGTTGGACAGGTTGGGGGTGGCGGTGGCAGGGATCGCGGTGGCGCAGGCAGAGGCCATCCGGGTTCAGGCAGAGCTGGCTGCGGCCCGGCCGCCGGCGGGCTATGACCGGCTCGACCTGTTCGATTCGGCGGTGGCGGGTGAGGTAGCGGGGGTGATGCGGATCTCGACCGGGTCGGCGGAGTGGCATCTGGATTTCGCGGATCAGGTCTGCCGTCGCCTGCCTGCGGGGTTGGGGGCGCTGGCGGCGGGGGTGTTGGATCTGCCCCGCCTGAAGGCGTTGGAGCATGCGACCGCTGTGCTGGACGACGCCGATCTGGCTGGTCGGGTCGCGGAGCATGTACTCGCGAAGGGGCCGCGGGCGCATCGGGCGGCGTTCACGGCGGCGTGTCGCCGGGCGGTCATTCGGCTTGATCCCGAGGGCGCGGCGAAGCGGAGGGAGGAGCGGTGTCGAGAGCGGCGGGTGTGGGTGGCGCCGGAGGAGGACGGGATGGCGGTGCTGGGGGCGTTCCTGGCCGCGGAGGATGCGCTGGCGTGCCGGGCACGGATTGATGAGGTCGCCGACCGAAATCCTGCCGGGAAGGAGAAGGCGGATGGTCGGAGTCGGGATGAGATCCGCGCGGACACCCTCGTTGATCTGATCATGGGCCGTTGTGGGCAGCCGGGACCCGTCGGCGCGCTGGGCGCGGACGTGCAGGTGATCGTCCCGATCGGGACGCTGCTCGGGCTGGACGGGGAGCCGGGTGAGCTGGCCGGGTACGGCCCGATCCCGGCGGCGGTAGCGCGGGAGATCGCATTGCGGCCGGGGTCGACATGGCGGCGGATGCTGACGGATCCGCGGGGCCATCTGGTGGAGTTGGGGGAGCGGCGGTATCCGAGTCCGGCGCAGAGGCGTCATGCGCAGGCGCGGAATCCGTGTTGTGTGTTCCCTCATTGCACGAGGCGGGCGTGGCGTTGCGAGCTGGACCATACCCGGCCGTACGCATCCGGTGGGAAGACGCTGGTGGAGAATCTGGGCCCGCTCTGTAAGAGGCACCATCGAGTGCGTCATCACGGTCGGTGGCGGGTGACTCAGCCGCGGCCGGGCGTCTTCCGGTGGACGAGTCCGACCGGCCGGCGGTCCGAGGTGCGTCCACATTCATATCTCGACCGGGATTGCGCCACCGTCGATCGCGCTGATCGCGGTGAAAGCGACCGGTCGTGGTGAAGGGGACGATCGCCGGCCAGGGGTCGGGCCGATGAAAAGGGCGTCACTGCCGGGTGCGTGGATCCGGTATCGGCTACTGAGCAGAAACCTGCATGCCTTCCACGCTGACGTTGTTCATCGACTACCCGTCACAGTGGCGATGGCGTGTGGGCTGAGTCGCTGAACGGGATATGTTTTTGGCGTCGCGGAACCGTCATTGGGGTTCTGGGACCGTGCGTCAGGCGCCGCGCTTCTGACGGTCACACGGATCACCTGTGCGCCGAGTCGTTGTCGGTGGTCGGGTGAGAGCGGGTCGAGGCGATGATGCCGTCGTGGTCGCCGGGGCCGGCGATCGCCCGTAGGTCGCGCGGGCCGACCGGCTCCCCGCACTGTGAGCAGGTCAGGGCGGTGTGCATGATCTCCCCGCAGCCGGTGTGCCGCAGCTGCAGCGGAGGTCCGTCTGGTGCCGCGTACTGGTCGCCCCACTCCCGCATGGCGGTCAGGACGGGCCACAGCGCGCGGCCCTTGTCGGTCAGCCGGTAGTCGTACCGCACCGGATGGTCCTGGTAGGGCATCCGGGCCAGCACCCCTGCCTCGACGAGCCCCGCGAGGCGTTGGTTGAGCACGTTGCGGGAGATCCCGAGCCGCCGCTGGAACTCGTCGAAGCGGGTCACGCCGAGGAAGGCGTCCCGGACGATCAGCATCGTCCACCACTCGCCGATGACCTCGAGGCACTGCGCGACGGAGCAGTGCATGTCGGCGAAGCTCTTGCGCTCCATGTCCTCACGCTAGTGGGTTGCTTGATAGAACTGCAAACCCCTACGGTGAGTCCTATGACAGAACTCATGGTGGGGCGGCGGCGCGGCGCGTCGTCGGGCCGGATCGCTCCTCGCCGGGGCGCCGCGGCGTCCGGGCGCGAGGTGCTGCTGATCGTGTGCGCCGGCGTGGTGCTGGTGAACCTCGACCTGTTCGTGGTCAATGTGGCCCTGCCGCAGATCGCCCGCGACCTCGGCGAACGTGACCTCGGCACGCTGTCCTGGGTGCTGAACGGGTACGCCGTGGTCTACGCGGCGCTGTTGGTCTTCTTCGGCCGCCTCGCCGACCGGTACCGGCGCGACCTCGGTTTCCTGCTCGGCGTCGCGGTGTTCACGGTGGCCTCGGCCGCCTGCGCCGCGGCAACCAGCGTCGCGATGCTGATCGGTTTCCGGCTGCTGCAGGCCGTCGGCGCCGCGCTGGTCACCCCGACCTCGCTGGGCCTGGTGCTCGCGGCTCATTCCGCCGAGCGCCGCCAGGGCGCGGTCCGCGCCTGGACCGCTGTCGGCGGCATGGCGGCGGCGGTCGGCCCGGTGGTCGGCGGCCTGCTCGTCGCCGCGAGCTGGCGCTGGACGTTCCTGGTGAACATCCCGATCGGCGTCGCGGCCCTCGCGGTCGGCTACCGCAGGCTGCCGCATCTGGCCGGCCAGCCGACAGAACGCCCCGACGCGCTCGGCGTGCTGCTGGCGACGGGGGGAGTGGGGCTGCTGACCGCCGGGCTCGTGCGCGGCGGTGACTGGGGCTGGTCGTCGCCGCCGCTGCTCGCCACCCTGCTCGGCGGCGCGGTGCTGGTGGCGCTGTTCGCGGCGCACTGCGCGGCGAGTCGGAACCCGCTGGTCGCGCCGGCGCTGTTCACGAACCGAGCCTTCACCGGTGCATCGGCGGTGGCGGTCCTGTTCTCGGCGTCCTTCGCCGGGATGCTGCTGTCGATCGTGCTCTGGGTGCAGGGGTACTGGGGCTGGTCGGCGCTGCGCGCGGGCCTGGCGATCGCCCCGGGGCCGCTGATGGTCCCGCTGGTGTCCTTCGGTGTCGCCGGTGCCCTGATCGCGCGCTTCGGGCCGGCGGTCGTCATGGCTTCCGGCAGCGCCGTGTTCGGCGCAGGACTGGCCTGGTGGGCGCTGGCGATCACCGTTGAGCCGAACTACGTCTCCGGCATGCTCGGCGGCATGATCCTCACCGGGGTCGGTGTCGGCCTGACGCTGCCGACCCTGATGGCCGCCGCGGCCGCGTCGCTGCCGCCGCAGGCGTTCGCAACCGGGTCCGCCGTCGTCAACATGATCCGCCAGATCGGTTTCGTGCTGGGAGTGGCCGTCATCATCGCCGTGATCGGTGGGTCGTCCGCTGGCGCGGGCGTGCCGCTGGGTGTCTTCCGGAACGCGTGGTGGGTGGCCGCCGCGCTCGCCTTCGCCGGCATCGTTCCCACAGTCCTGCTGGCGCGCATTCGTCCGCGACCATAGCGCCACCATCCGCGCCAGTATTGACACTGCTGAGTGCCACATACGACACTCCTCGATGCCCATTGTGTCGGGTGTCACGGAAGGTGGCAGCGGGTGGTGTTGCCTCCGGCTCGGCCCGGGCGAGATCGCATCCGAGGGAGGCGCTGAGGCAATGTCCTTATATGATCTTGTGATCAAGGGTGGGACCGTCATCGACGGCCTGCAGACCCCGCGTTACCGGGCTGATGTCGCCATCAGGGGCGGCCAGGTCGTGCAGATCGGTCGGGTGAGCGCGTCGGACGGCGCCGAGGTCGTCGACGCGTCCGGCAAGGTCGTGGCGCCCGGGTTCGTCGACCTGCACACCCACTACGACAGCCAGGTCTTCTGGGACCCGTGGTGCACGATGTCCGGCTGGCACGGCGTGACGAGCGTCGTGATCGGCAACTGCGGCTTCGGGTTCGCGCCCTGCAAGCCGGCCGACCGCGAGCGGGCGATGCTGAGCCTGTCGCGCAACGAGGCCGTCCCGATGGAGACGATGCGGGTCGGGATGCCGTGGGACTGGGAGACGTTCCCCGAGTTCCTCGACAGCGTCGACCGCACGCCCAAGGGCGTGAACGTGATGTCGTTCGTGCCGCTTTCGCCGCTCTACGGCTACGTCGTCGGCCTGGACGAGGCCAAGTCCCGGACGGTGACCGACGATGAGCTGGCCCGGATGTGTGCGCTGCTCGTCCAGGCGATGGAGGCTGGCGCCTGCGGGCTGAGCGCCCAGATCCTCGGCGAGGTCGGCAACGTCCAGCTCGACTACGACGGCACCCCGATGGTCACCGACCTGATGAGCGAGCGGGAGGTGCGCGCGTTCTGCCGGGCGCTGGGCTCGCTGGGCCGCGGCGTCGCCCAGGTCACCTCCCCGCTGGAGACGGCGGCCTTCATGGCCCGCGAGAGCGGCCGGCCGATCATCTGGAACGCGCTGCTCGCCGACGGCGCCCTCAACCAGCACGGCGGCCAGATGATCACGCACCGGGACGCGCTGAAGCGGCTCGCCGAGCTCAACGAGGACGAGGGCGTACGCGTCTTCGCGCAGGCGTTGACCACCAACTTCGCCTCCGAGTTCACGTTCGAGGAGTACAACCTCGCCGACGCCATCCCCTGCTGGAAGGAGGCGCTGCTCGGCACGGTCGAGGAGAAGCGGGTCAAGCTGTCCGACCCGGCCCGGCGGGCGGCGATGAAGGAGGTCCACGAGCAGCGGGGCGGCCTCTTCGGCGCCGGCTACCCGCTCAACGACATCAAGGTGCACTGGATCTCCAGCGACGTCTCCCGCGCCCGCCACCTCAAGGACACCTACGAGGGCTACACCGTCGGCGAGATCGCCGCCCGGGAGGGCAAGCACCCCATCGACGCCATGCTCGACGTCGCCGTCGCCGGTGAGCTGCGGGTCGGGTTCGCGACGCCGCTGCTGGAGACGCCGCCCGAGTCCATGCGGGAGATCGCCAACGCGCCCGTCGCGCTGCCCGGCGTCAGCGACGGCGGCGCGCACACGAAGTTCGTCACCACAGCGCGCTACCCCAGCGAGCTGCTCGGCCTGTGGGTGCGCGAGCACGGGATCATGTCGCTGGAGCAGGCGCACTGGCGGCTGTCGGCCTACCCGGCCGCCGCCGCCGGGCTGAAGGGCCGGGGTTTCCTCGCCGAGGGGGCGCCGGCCGACGTGATCGTCTACGACCCGCAGACCGTGGACAGCCTGCCCGCCGAGAGGGTGTGGGACTACCCGGCCGGCGAATGGCGCCTCATCCAGAAGGCCGTCGGCTACGACCGGATCATCGTCAACGGAAGGACGACGTTCGTCGACGGTGAATGCACCGAGGAAACACCGGGCCGGCTGCTCCGCCACGGCACGGACTGAAAGCGGGATGACAGTCATGGCAGCTGGCACCGGCTCATCGGGTATAGACACGGTTTTCGACGCCGACAACCACTACTGGGAGTCGAGCGACGCCTTCACCCGCCACCGCGACCCGCGGTTCGCCGACCGTGGCCTACGTGTGGTCGAGGTCGACGGCACCCCACGCTATTTTCTCGGTGATCGCGCGCACCCCATCCTGCCCGGCCCGGGAGATGCGCATCCGCGACCGCGCCCGGGCGCGTTGTTCGACTACTTCAGCGGGCGTTCGGACAAGGGCTCGATCGGCCACGAGCTTTCCTGCGAGGTGCCCGCCGAGCATCCGGAGTGGTTCGACCGTGACGCCAGGCTGGCCTGTATGGACGCCCAGGGCGTCGAGGCGGTCTGGATGTTCCCGTCCCACGCCGTGTGCATCGAGGGGCCGATGCAGCCGGACATCGAGGGCGCGCTGGAGGTGCTTCGCGCCTTCAACCGCTGGGTCGACGACGACTGGGGCTTCGCATACAAGAACCGGATCTTCGGCGCGCCCTTCCTGTCGCTGTCCGATCCGGATGGCGCCGTCGCCGAGCTGGAATGGGCACTGGAACGCGGCGCGCGGGTGGTCAGCATTCGCAACGGCCCGGCCTTCACCCCGGACGGCACGATCTCGCCGGCGGATCCCGTCTTCGATCCGTTCTGGGCCCGGGTGCAGGAGGCGGGCATCGTCGTAGCGCCGCACCTCGGCTATGACGAGGGCTATCGCGAGGTGGAGATGGCCGTCGCGCGGGCCTGGGGCTACCGGGCCGCCGAGCGAACCGGGGACACCAACGCGCTCACCGTGAGCGAGCCGTTCGTGCAGATGCTGATGAAGCACCGCCTCGTGCACGACTTCGCCGCGGCACTGGTCACCCATGGGCTTTTCGAGCGCCATCCCGGGCTGCGCTTCGCCTTCATCGAAAGCGGCGGAATCTGGGTCGGCCCGCTGCTGCACGGGTTGGAACTGCTCGCCGCGCAGCACCCCGGAACGTTCCGCACCTCGCCGGTCGACCAGTTCATCGAGCACTGCTGGGTCGCTCCGTTCGTGGAGGACCGGGTCGAGGACCTGGCCGCCCACCTCCCGGTCGAACGGATCCTGTTCGGCTCGGACTGGCCGCATGCCGAGGGCCTGCGCGAGCCCAGGGACTTCCTCGCGGGACTGGCCGGGTTCTCTCCGCAGGCGCAGCGGCGAATCATGGTGGACAACGCCCGTGAGCTGACCTTGCCCTGAGCCTCCGTGAACGTCACCGGACGGTCGTCGCGTCGTGCACGACAGACGCGCCCGGGGCCGGTGTTCCCCGGATGCGCGGCGGCCCGCCGCCGCGCATCCGGGAGACCTACGCTGCTGGATGGGAACGAATCGCGTTCAGGACGGGTGGGATCGGTGAGGATAGAACCGGCGGACGATGCCATGTTCCGTGAACGCGACGCCTGGCGTTATGACCCGCCCTACGACTTCTATGACAGCGACGGACTGCCCGTGAAGAATCCGGAGCTGTTCTTCGCCGTGCGCGAGGAGCGGGGAGGTCTCGCCGGCTTCTACTTCTTCGAGCCGTGTGGCGACGCGTTGTTCTATGGGCTCGGCCTGCGGCCGGACCTCACCGGTCGCGGGCTTGGCGAGCGGTTCGTCCGCGCTGGGCTGGCGTTCGCCGAGCCCATCCACGGCCGGCGCCGCGTCGTGCTCCACGTCGCGGCCTTCAACGAACGCGCCGTCCGCGTGTACCGGCGCGCCGGTTTCGTCGAGACGGGTCGGCATTCCGAGGCCTTCGACGGTTACGGTCCCGTCGAGTTCGTCGACATGGAAAAGCCTGGCTGATCACCCACCGGGCTCGGGGCTGTGCCGGGCAGGGCTGTCGCAGGGCAGGGCTGTCGCCGGGCGGGGGTGACCCGCCCGGCGTGAACGGCCTGGGGTGAACGGCCGGGGTCCGTCGCATCCCTGGATTGCTCATGGGCAAAAAGTCAATATCGAACTCGATATTGACTTTGATGAAACCCGCTGTCACGATCGGTCTCCCAGGCGGCGGGGACGACGTTCGATGTCGCTGACCTGGACCTTCTGGAGATCCGAGGCCGGCCACGCGGCTGTGTCGACGCGGTGTCGATGCGTGGGCCGAGTGCATCCCGACGTCCCGACGTCCCGACCGACCCCGCGCATCCCGACCGACTGCGCGCAATTCGACCGACAGTGGAGTGGCGACCATGCAGCGAACCCAGCACTCGTCCGAACCGAGCCCGCGTCGGCGGCGCCGAAGCCGTGGGGTCCACGCACGGGGGGCTGTCGCGGCCCTGTCGGCCCTGACGCTGCTGCTGGTCGCCGGCTGCGGCGGCGGCGACAGCGACAAGCCCGCCGCTGCCGACGCCGCCGGCAGCGGCACCGCTGCCGCCGGCTTACTCGGGCCGGCGGATCCGGCCTCCGGCGCACCGGTGCGCATCGGGCTCATCTCCGATGGCAAGGGCCCCGTCTCCGACCTGTCCATCGAAGGCGACGTCGCAAACGCGACCGTGAAGTACCTCAACGAGCACCGCGGCGGGCTCGCCGGCCGGCCGATCGAGCTCGTCGAGTGCGACGCGCTGGCCGACCCGGCCAAGGGCACCGACTGCGCGAAC contains these protein-coding regions:
- a CDS encoding histidine phosphatase family protein, translated to MPDTDLLLVRHGEAHCNIAWIAGGDLGCTGLTQRGRTQAADLARALRPLHDDRPIDALYASPRLRVRETTQAVSDELTLPVRIEPRLTGPDHGEADGRPWADIIAEFGGHPSDRPEEPFAPGSESWSQFLTRAGGCLQEMIARHEGQRVLVIAHGETVEAAHRLHLGIPPTVRMPFGFSVAHASLTWWSLRWSSAGDTRWSLVLHGAVSGFHLIRPSRELRS
- a CDS encoding HNH endonuclease signature motif containing protein, with amino-acid sequence MAASAPSAVLDPTSLSSVSDAGGEEEMPAEHQVFEGWLKERLDRLGVAVAGIAVAQAEAIRVQAELAAARPPAGYDRLDLFDSAVAGEVAGVMRISTGSAEWHLDFADQVCRRLPAGLGALAAGVLDLPRLKALEHATAVLDDADLAGRVAEHVLAKGPRAHRAAFTAACRRAVIRLDPEGAAKRREERCRERRVWVAPEEDGMAVLGAFLAAEDALACRARIDEVADRNPAGKEKADGRSRDEIRADTLVDLIMGRCGQPGPVGALGADVQVIVPIGTLLGLDGEPGELAGYGPIPAAVAREIALRPGSTWRRMLTDPRGHLVELGERRYPSPAQRRHAQARNPCCVFPHCTRRAWRCELDHTRPYASGGKTLVENLGPLCKRHHRVRHHGRWRVTQPRPGVFRWTSPTGRRSEVRPHSYLDRDCATVDRADRGESDRSW
- a CDS encoding winged helix-turn-helix transcriptional regulator yields the protein MERKSFADMHCSVAQCLEVIGEWWTMLIVRDAFLGVTRFDEFQRRLGISRNVLNQRLAGLVEAGVLARMPYQDHPVRYDYRLTDKGRALWPVLTAMREWGDQYAAPDGPPLQLRHTGCGEIMHTALTCSQCGEPVGPRDLRAIAGPGDHDGIIASTRSHPTTDNDSAHR
- a CDS encoding MFS transporter, whose amino-acid sequence is MTELMVGRRRGASSGRIAPRRGAAASGREVLLIVCAGVVLVNLDLFVVNVALPQIARDLGERDLGTLSWVLNGYAVVYAALLVFFGRLADRYRRDLGFLLGVAVFTVASAACAAATSVAMLIGFRLLQAVGAALVTPTSLGLVLAAHSAERRQGAVRAWTAVGGMAAAVGPVVGGLLVAASWRWTFLVNIPIGVAALAVGYRRLPHLAGQPTERPDALGVLLATGGVGLLTAGLVRGGDWGWSSPPLLATLLGGAVLVALFAAHCAASRNPLVAPALFTNRAFTGASAVAVLFSASFAGMLLSIVLWVQGYWGWSALRAGLAIAPGPLMVPLVSFGVAGALIARFGPAVVMASGSAVFGAGLAWWALAITVEPNYVSGMLGGMILTGVGVGLTLPTLMAAAAASLPPQAFATGSAVVNMIRQIGFVLGVAVIIAVIGGSSAGAGVPLGVFRNAWWVAAALAFAGIVPTVLLARIRPRP
- a CDS encoding N-acyl-D-amino-acid deacylase family protein, with product MSLYDLVIKGGTVIDGLQTPRYRADVAIRGGQVVQIGRVSASDGAEVVDASGKVVAPGFVDLHTHYDSQVFWDPWCTMSGWHGVTSVVIGNCGFGFAPCKPADRERAMLSLSRNEAVPMETMRVGMPWDWETFPEFLDSVDRTPKGVNVMSFVPLSPLYGYVVGLDEAKSRTVTDDELARMCALLVQAMEAGACGLSAQILGEVGNVQLDYDGTPMVTDLMSEREVRAFCRALGSLGRGVAQVTSPLETAAFMARESGRPIIWNALLADGALNQHGGQMITHRDALKRLAELNEDEGVRVFAQALTTNFASEFTFEEYNLADAIPCWKEALLGTVEEKRVKLSDPARRAAMKEVHEQRGGLFGAGYPLNDIKVHWISSDVSRARHLKDTYEGYTVGEIAAREGKHPIDAMLDVAVAGELRVGFATPLLETPPESMREIANAPVALPGVSDGGAHTKFVTTARYPSELLGLWVREHGIMSLEQAHWRLSAYPAAAAGLKGRGFLAEGAPADVIVYDPQTVDSLPAERVWDYPAGEWRLIQKAVGYDRIIVNGRTTFVDGECTEETPGRLLRHGTD
- a CDS encoding amidohydrolase family protein; protein product: MAAGTGSSGIDTVFDADNHYWESSDAFTRHRDPRFADRGLRVVEVDGTPRYFLGDRAHPILPGPGDAHPRPRPGALFDYFSGRSDKGSIGHELSCEVPAEHPEWFDRDARLACMDAQGVEAVWMFPSHAVCIEGPMQPDIEGALEVLRAFNRWVDDDWGFAYKNRIFGAPFLSLSDPDGAVAELEWALERGARVVSIRNGPAFTPDGTISPADPVFDPFWARVQEAGIVVAPHLGYDEGYREVEMAVARAWGYRAAERTGDTNALTVSEPFVQMLMKHRLVHDFAAALVTHGLFERHPGLRFAFIESGGIWVGPLLHGLELLAAQHPGTFRTSPVDQFIEHCWVAPFVEDRVEDLAAHLPVERILFGSDWPHAEGLREPRDFLAGLAGFSPQAQRRIMVDNARELTLP
- a CDS encoding GNAT family N-acetyltransferase, whose product is MFRERDAWRYDPPYDFYDSDGLPVKNPELFFAVREERGGLAGFYFFEPCGDALFYGLGLRPDLTGRGLGERFVRAGLAFAEPIHGRRRVVLHVAAFNERAVRVYRRAGFVETGRHSEAFDGYGPVEFVDMEKPG